In Xyrauchen texanus isolate HMW12.3.18 chromosome 23, RBS_HiC_50CHRs, whole genome shotgun sequence, a genomic segment contains:
- the LOC127662986 gene encoding protein FAM199X-like isoform X1: protein MMSEDVYEKFLAPEEPFPLLSQRGNFSEDATLDVSDFGCQLSSCHRTDPLHRFHSSRWNLTSCGTSVASSECSEELFSSVSVGDQDDCYSLLEDQELTSFDLFPEGSVCSDVSSSISTYWDWSDSEFEWQLPGSDIASGSDVLSDIIPSVPSSPGLVSKRKNKLHRNLDELPWSAMTNDEQVEYIEYLSRKVSTEMGLREQLDIIKIIDPSAQILPTDCEFIIELNCLTDEKLKQVRSYIREHSPRQRATMARDGRKWSVASSGSTSGVSAHSSSNTSMVSSSSSSTGSTVSNSSTNISRAHSDGNLATAAERIRDSKKRSKQRKMQQKVLRKRQLKEQRQARKERLSGLFLNEEVMSLKVTEEENHCDDVDVLM from the exons ATGTCCGAGGACGTCTATGAGAAGTTCCTTGCTCCAGAGGAGCCGTTTCCACTGCTTTCACAGCGAGGAAACTTCAGTGAAGATGCCACACTGGACGTCAGTGACTTTGGTTGTCAGTTGTCATCGTGTCACAGAACAGACCCTTTACATCGTTTTCACAGCAGCAG GTGGAACTTGACATCGTGTGGCACCAGTGTGGCGAGTTCAGAGTGCAGCGAGGAGCTCTTCTCCTCTGTGTCTGTAGGAGATCAGGACGACTGCTACTCCCTCCTGGAAGATCAGGAGCTCACCTCCTTTGACCTGTTTCCAGAGGGCAGCGTCTGCAGCGACGTCTCCTCCTCCATCAGCACATACTGGGATTGGTCAGACAGTGAATTTGAGTGGCAG tTACCAGGCAGTGACATAGCCAGTGGCAGTGATGTGTTGTCTGACATCATACCGAGTGTACCCAGTTCTCCCGGCCTTGTttccaaaagaaaaaacaaactgcACCGGAATCTGGATGAGCTACCCTGGAGTGCCATGACTAATGATGaacag GTAGAATATATTGAGTATTTGAGTCGAAAAGTCAGCACAGAGATGGGTCTTCGGGAGCAGCTTGATATTATAAAGATAATTGATCCGAGTGCACAGATATTGCCAACAGACTGTGAGTTCATCATTGAACTGAACTGCCTCACAGATGAAAAACTCAAACAG GTAAGGAGCTACATCCGTGAGCACAGTCCACGGCAGCGGGCGACCATGGCACGTGATGGTCGGAAGTGGAGTGTGGCGAGCAGCGGCAGCACTAGCGGTGTGAGTGCTCACAGCAGCAGTAACACCAGCATGGTGAGCAGCTCTAGCAGCAGCACTGGATCTACCGTATCAAACTCCTCCACCAATATCAGCCGTGCACACAGCGATGGAAACCTAGCCACTGCTGCAGAGCGCATACGAGACTCTAAG AAACGCTCCAAGCAGAGGAAGATGCAGCAAAAGGTGTTACGTAAGCGACAGCTAAAAGAGCAGAGACAAGCGCGTAAGGAGAGATTGAGCGGGCTCTTCCTCAATGAAGAGGTGATGTCGCTCAAAGTCACAGAGGAGGAAAACCACTGCGATGATGTTGATGTTTTGATGTGA
- the LOC127662986 gene encoding protein FAM199X-like isoform X2, with amino-acid sequence MSEDVYEKFLAPEEPFPLLSQRGNFSEDATLDVSDFGCQLSSCHRTDPLHRFHSSRWNLTSCGTSVASSECSEELFSSVSVGDQDDCYSLLEDQELTSFDLFPEGSVCSDVSSSISTYWDWSDSEFEWQLPGSDIASGSDVLSDIIPSVPSSPGLVSKRKNKLHRNLDELPWSAMTNDEQVEYIEYLSRKVSTEMGLREQLDIIKIIDPSAQILPTDCEFIIELNCLTDEKLKQVRSYIREHSPRQRATMARDGRKWSVASSGSTSGVSAHSSSNTSMVSSSSSSTGSTVSNSSTNISRAHSDGNLATAAERIRDSKKRSKQRKMQQKVLRKRQLKEQRQARKERLSGLFLNEEVMSLKVTEEENHCDDVDVLM; translated from the exons ATGTCCGAGGACGTCTATGAGAAGTTCCTTGCTCCAGAGGAGCCGTTTCCACTGCTTTCACAGCGAGGAAACTTCAGTGAAGATGCCACACTGGACGTCAGTGACTTTGGTTGTCAGTTGTCATCGTGTCACAGAACAGACCCTTTACATCGTTTTCACAGCAGCAG GTGGAACTTGACATCGTGTGGCACCAGTGTGGCGAGTTCAGAGTGCAGCGAGGAGCTCTTCTCCTCTGTGTCTGTAGGAGATCAGGACGACTGCTACTCCCTCCTGGAAGATCAGGAGCTCACCTCCTTTGACCTGTTTCCAGAGGGCAGCGTCTGCAGCGACGTCTCCTCCTCCATCAGCACATACTGGGATTGGTCAGACAGTGAATTTGAGTGGCAG tTACCAGGCAGTGACATAGCCAGTGGCAGTGATGTGTTGTCTGACATCATACCGAGTGTACCCAGTTCTCCCGGCCTTGTttccaaaagaaaaaacaaactgcACCGGAATCTGGATGAGCTACCCTGGAGTGCCATGACTAATGATGaacag GTAGAATATATTGAGTATTTGAGTCGAAAAGTCAGCACAGAGATGGGTCTTCGGGAGCAGCTTGATATTATAAAGATAATTGATCCGAGTGCACAGATATTGCCAACAGACTGTGAGTTCATCATTGAACTGAACTGCCTCACAGATGAAAAACTCAAACAG GTAAGGAGCTACATCCGTGAGCACAGTCCACGGCAGCGGGCGACCATGGCACGTGATGGTCGGAAGTGGAGTGTGGCGAGCAGCGGCAGCACTAGCGGTGTGAGTGCTCACAGCAGCAGTAACACCAGCATGGTGAGCAGCTCTAGCAGCAGCACTGGATCTACCGTATCAAACTCCTCCACCAATATCAGCCGTGCACACAGCGATGGAAACCTAGCCACTGCTGCAGAGCGCATACGAGACTCTAAG AAACGCTCCAAGCAGAGGAAGATGCAGCAAAAGGTGTTACGTAAGCGACAGCTAAAAGAGCAGAGACAAGCGCGTAAGGAGAGATTGAGCGGGCTCTTCCTCAATGAAGAGGTGATGTCGCTCAAAGTCACAGAGGAGGAAAACCACTGCGATGATGTTGATGTTTTGATGTGA